A stretch of Eleutherodactylus coqui strain aEleCoq1 chromosome 2, aEleCoq1.hap1, whole genome shotgun sequence DNA encodes these proteins:
- the CNOT2 gene encoding CCR4-NOT transcription complex subunit 2 has product MFGASRKKFVEGVESDYHDENMYYSQSSMFPHRSEKDMLASPSPSASGQLSQFGASLYGQQSALGLPMRGMSNNTPQLNRSLSQGTQLPNHVTPTTGVPTMSLHTPPSPSRGILPMNPRNMMNHSQVGQGIGIPSRTNNMSSSGLGSPNRSSPSIICMPKQPSSRQPFTVNSMSGFGMNRNQAFGLNNSLSSNIFNGTDGSENVTGLDLSDFPALADRNRREGSGNPTPLINPLAGRAPYVGMVTKPASEQSQDFSIHNEDFPALPGSSYKDPTSSNDDNKSNLNTPGKTASNTDGPKFPGDKSSTTQNNNQQKKGIQVLPDGRVTNIPQGMVTDQFGMIGLLTFIRAAETDPGMVHLALGSDLTTLGLNLNSPENLYPKFASPWASSPCRPQDIDFHVPSEYLTNIHIRDKLAAIKLGRYGEDLLFYLYYMNGGDVLQLLAAVELFNRDWRYHKEERVWITRAPGMEPTMKTNTYERGTYYFFDCLNWRKVAKEFHLEYDKLEERPHLPSTFNYNPAQQAF; this is encoded by the exons ATGTTTGGTGCTTCAAGAAAGAAGTTTGTAGAAGGGGTCGAAAGTGACTACCATGATGAGAATATGTATTATAGCCAGTCCTCGATGTTTCCGCATCGGTCGGAGAAAGAT ATGCTGGCATCTCCATCACCATCTGCATCGGGTCAGCTGTCCCAGTTTGGGGCTAGTTTATACGGGCAACAAA gtgCACTAGGCCTTCCAATGAGGGGGATGAGCAACAATACTCCTCAGTTAAACCGCAGCTTATCACAAGGCACTCAATTACCAAACCATGTAACGCCGACAACAGGGGTACCAACAATGTCTCTTCATACGCCACCATCGCCAAGCAG GGGTATCTTGCCGATGAATCCCAGGAATATGATGAACCACTCCCAAGTTGGTCAGGGCATTGGAATTCCCAGCAGGACAAATAACATGAGCAGTTCAGGTTTAGGTAGTCCAAACAGAAGCTCGCCCAGCATAATATGTATGCCAAAGCAACCGTCATCCCGGCAACCTTTTACTGTGAACAG CATGTCTGGGTTTGGTATGAACAGAAATCAGGCGTTTGGTTTGAACAATTCATTATCGAGTAATATTTTTAACGGAACAG ACGGAAGTGAAAATGTGACAGGTTTGGACCTTTCAGATTTCCCTGCACTTGCTGATAGAAATCGAAGGGAAGGAAGCGGCAATCCTACTCCGTTAATAAATCCTCTGGCTGGAAGGGCTCCTTATG TCGGTATGGTGACAAAACCAGCAAGTGAGCAGTCACAGGACTTCTCGATACACAATGAGGACTTCCCAGCATTACCTGGCTCCAGCTATAAGGATCCAACATCGAGCAATGATGACAATAAATCT AATTTAAATACACCAGGAAAGACTGCCTCAAATACAGATGGACCCAAATTTCCAGGAGACAAAAGTTCCACAACACAAAATAATAACCAGCAGAAAAAAGGGATCCAGGTCTTGCCTGACG GCCGAGTTACCAACATTCCTCAAGGCATGGTGACAGACCAGTTTGGCATGATTGGCTTGTTAAcattcatcagggcagctgagacaGATCCAGGGATGGTACATCTTGCGTTAGGAAGTGACTTGACAACACTAGGCCTCAATCTCAACTCTCCAGA AAATCTTTATCCGAAATTTGCGTCTCCGTGGGCATCCTCACCCTGTCGACCACAAGATATTG ATTTCCACGTCCCCTCTGAATATTTAACGAACATTCACATTAGGGATAAG CTAGCTGCAATAAAACTTGGCCGATATGGAGAAGATTTACTTTTCTATCTTTATTACATGAATGGTGGGGATGTATTACAGCTTTTAGCAGcagtagagct TTTCAACAGAGACTGGAGATACCACAAAGAAGAGCGGGTATGGATAACCAGGGCACCTGGAATGGAACCAACTATGAAAACCAACACTTATGAGAGGGGAACATATTATTTCTTTGACTGTCTTAACTGGAGGAAAGTTGCAAAG